AAACCTAAACTGCAGATTGTTTTCAAGGAAGTTTTTGAATAACACGTAACACATATTTTTAACTCTaagctctcttcttcctctcctttcctctattcttatctttctccatctctgagtgaagttagcagCTCACAGGGACTGAAAAGAAAGAGAACTAACGGTCccgcagctggacctttagctagcaacacactgtgagacaaactgcacacaaacagtttgtgtgtttgctgatgtttattAAGTTGATAGACatgttgcatttgaaattacctgcttCTTAAACAACGTTACTCCCTTTATGCTCCTTCCCCTTTTCGAGGGCTAGCTAGATACTAAAGCAACCAGAACCTATGAACATTAGCACTCATTTTagtgctgtgcaaaaaaaaaaaaacgaaaaacacCATCTTTAATCCCTGACTATGACACACAGTTTTGCGTCTTTCTTATGTTTTATGCCACATACCAAAATACTAATGTCTCTCTATTTAGGCTCAAATCATTTTGATTTTTGAAGGCGCACAGCGATTGGAAATGTTTGAAACCAAAAGTAATGACTCTGTTTCAAAAATGTAAAGAGtggaaagtacagatatttgtttaaaaatgttgcgagtaaaagtaaaatttgtcagaaaaaaaaactactcaagtaaagtacagatacctgaaaattcgaATAAAGTAGCAAAATGTAGTAAAGTAGTAAAGTATTTGTAATTCATTACTACACTTAAATTCAGATTCTGACTTTTATAAAGTTAATAATGTAGTAGTTTCCATGACACTCTGACATGTTGAACACATTCATCTTGTTGAAGATTCTAATTAACTGGATTCTGGAGACAATGATACTTCTCTGTATATGATTTGGAGAATAGCAGCCTTCATgctgtgatgtttgctttgtgcTCCATGGTGAAATACATCAGTCAGCATTTACAGCGGATGGCAGCTTTGTGGTCGTCCTGTGTCAAAGAAAACTTCTATGTGTACAACTGTTTCACATCAGATGAGTTCAGATAAGAAAACTGCCATAGTTGTTATCGCTTAATCTCTTTACTGTGCCACTTtacaaaaaagaagaatgtTTTGCAATAGCTTAAGTGCAATAACATAAAATCAATACAGTTGTTGTACATGCAGTAATTTAGATGTGTTTCATTCCGCAGAGACGGATTCAGTCGTAGTGTACTCAGGAGGGAGAACTGAAGATGTCAGTTATGGACAGACAACCATCAGAACAAAGAGTCCCAGGTACAGCCGCTCTTTTTAGGACAGAAACAAGCTAGCTGCTCATCCTGTTGCCATGCTAAGCTAACCACATCCTGGCTCAACCTCAAACCTCGTCCCAGTTCACAATTAATCAGTCTGAACTGGGACTGTGtttgatgcagagaggtggatATTGGAGGTCTTGATTAAACTacaaagcttgtaatcatgtttcctgttgtttgaactgtgtgtgtttgtgttcagactttaaaccagagccagacgtcgtctactcttcactgaagtagtccaccagtccaaccattgacgtccagctgctggtctctaactggttCATCCCAGCACCTCAGACTAGAGGACATCCACATGTTACAGAGATTTTTATAAGTATTTTCATCTTGGTTGAAAAAGCTAAAAATCACCAAACTAAACTtttttgtgtttcctggatTTCTACAACATCAACAAATTTTTGCTCTCACTTGCATTTCTCACGTGGGTCTCTGGGTTTCTAAAATACGTCCTGTGGAAAGTCTCTGTGTCTGCAGAATACAGCGAAAACCAAAGAGCAGCTGCAAACAGAAAATAGCAGGATCATCATGCAGTGGTTAGAACAGCTTCAGTACAGTAAAGGTGTCTGTTTGATGTCGAAGACTTTTTTCTCACCTTGAAACCAACCAACATACAAAAAACTGGCAGCAGTTTCATTTTACAGAGCTGAAGAGTTTGGGCATCTGATAAACTTGAAACTCATGAATTTGTGACTCTGACGACTTCCTGACTTTTGTCACACGTGTATTTTAAACTCATTTTAATATTGAACAAAGATAACCCAAAGCTGGAGTGTTTGTTAACCTTctgacaaatttaaaaaagaaaaagaaagacagaaatgaaatatcagtgtgtgttttcgtttgtgccatttttattatttttgaaatttatgaacaatgttttttttaatcctgaAGGAAAATGTCCCACCCATCTGTTTGTACCCCAAATCTTAAACACGCTTGGATTGTGCAGCAGAACACTGATCTGAAACACACCAGCAGGTCCATCTCTGCCCAGCCCCAGACTTCAATAGGACTTAGGAGGCCAGGGATGACCTGAGCCGCCCCAGTGTTCAGGCGCTGGATCACCCCATCTGACTGCTGGTTTGGGACTCTGTCTCCCGTCTTTCAGCCCTGTTAACTCATCACTGGACTCCTGCCCTCCAGAGGGGCTCTTCATTCCTGGCCTTTTCAGTGGACAGGTTCTGTCTCATACACTTCTGAAGTGTGAGATGGAAAATTTGACTTGTTTGGCTGTGGCTACCTAATACACATTTTTTGAATgcagaaaacaaataataaacaaagtGCACTGAGATGCTTGAGAACAGgaagtgtgtgtctgacaatgaATAGTTTTTATTTCTGAATAAAGGACGTGTAATTTTGCTCTCATGGTGGAAGTGTTTGCATGATATTTATTGTTTCCTCATCTCATCTGTGTTCTTTCTTCAAAATTATCCAGCGCAATGTGTGAGTCTGTCCTCATGATGGCAGTGTTGTTTCATTATTAAAACTGTAGGACTGCAGAGGTATAACAGTGTTTTAGAAGTGCACTGCACAGTCCAAAGTATTCACTTATTCATCCAAGTCATTGAATTCAAGTGTTCCAATAACTTCCATAGTGACAGGAGTGTAAAAATTCCTctctactaaatattccacagtcagctgttagtggtattataacaaagtggaagatTCTGGAAATGACAGCAACTTAGCCATGATGAAGTTTGCCATGTAAAATCATAGAATGGGGTCAGCAcaaactttctgcagagtcagttGCTACACAGCACCAAGCTTCATGTGATCTTCAGATTAGCTGGAGACAGTGcgtagagagcttcatggaatggcCATGCTTGAGCAGCTGCATGCAAGCCTCACCAAACTCAGTGAATGGATCATATGCGGTGGTGTAAAGGATGCCACCACTGGACTTATTGTTACTGTTATTGTGCTCTATAATAATAACACCACAAAGACAGACAGGAGAATGAGCTTTAGGAGTCCATGCACATTTAAAAAGCTCACAGTATCCCCGCAGCTGAATGCTACTGACACCCTTCAACGAATATGCTTTGAATTATGTTCAGCTTTTTGGTAACAACTTTAAAAACCATGGATTAGTTGCTGGAGCTCAGCCCAAGTTTATTATTCCAAGATAAATTGTAAGTTTTGTTTTCGCAAAGTGGGAACAACAGAAATAAGTTACAGAGGGTcgttcaagattcaagattcaagattcgtTATTTGTCACGTGCATGGTTACACAGGTATAACACGCAGTGAAATGTGACCTGATACGCTCCTCGATtgtgtaaagaaaaaagagagagacagacagaactTTATATACAGGGAATGAGTATATACAAAGAGGACATTATGTGCAGCAAGTGGGTGGGTTATGTACATtttataaacagaaataaaataaaataaaacaatctggaaaTTTACAGGGTTGTTGCATGTTGAGGCAGCATTGCACTGTTGAATGAGTAGCTGCAGAGCTCAAACCCTCCTCCAGCAAAACATCAACACAAAAGCTTGTGCTGGGACCTCACTAGGTTGGATTTCTATGTCTGAGCAGCTGCTGTAGGAGTAAAGAGAAGCTGGTCCAGTGTGTTTCTCCATATAGTGCAGTTTTAAAGCATGCACTGAAGATATTCTGCACTCATGTTGAGTTGACTTCAGGAAATAATTCTAATATCAGTTTACAGTTGTGGTTTAGCtgaactctctctctttttttctgtttttcttttttttccaacaatttttttttttttttttttttttttacataataaCAGTGATTTCAGCCAAATGCCCTTTATCAAAGTTGGCTGCCGCCCAGTTCACACACTCCCAGGTTCGTCGGAGCTCACAAACCCCTCCTTCACAATAAGGTGAAAATTCAAAGGTGTTATCAGATCAGACTCACTGCCATCTTTTTTCTCATggaaagtttatttttgtagatGCGAATGTTTTATTATGCAGGCACAAGCAAAAGAAACCACAGCCTGTTTTAATTCTCATGCTTTACGTACCAAAAAACTAAAAGTCGTCAGGCCTCAGCAAGTCTAAAAATGAGGTAAATGCAACCTGAGATGAACTACAACAAACTACATGTTACAGTGAATTGTTTTATTGATCAAAATCCACAGTTCAGGAGCTGTGTGTGATAAGTACTGCTCCATCTGTGAAGCACATCATGATAAATGAGTTCAATGTCTTTTATcatctgaagaagctaaagctGTCAGACTTTATCTGGCTCAgtataaagaagaaaaccaCCTCAGTCATTTGCATTCACACCCTCACTGCTGTGGTATGTAGCTTGTCTGTACGCGTCTATGTGGGCGTTTCCACTGGTTCATTCTTTCCCTCTGTAATCAGATGTACACAGACTCCTCCCTGGTGCTCCATAACGAACAAAAGATTTGCTCTCTGTGGCTCCAACACAGCGTATTTCTTGGAGGCTGCAGTTAAATATGGAGATAAGTCACATGTGAAAATTATTCAGGAACTGAAACCGTTAAAAACTCAGGTGCGATAAAGTCTGCTCTGTTATTAACACACCCATTGCACAGCTGTGACATGACTCCATTGGATGGTTGGATTTCAGTCAGTGAAGAGTAATGCAGTCAGGTTTTATTGAACTTGGGTTATGTTATTGAAATCCATCAGAAATGTCTGCTGTAACTGCGTCGCTCTGCTCCACTTTGCTGTTTGTCGGCCTCGTTGTTGTTGACTCTACAGGTGAGATTTAGCtctgtttctttttgctttttaaatgctTCGGTCTTTTTGGcatattaataattattttcataTCGATTCggcttgtctgtgtgtgtgtgaaggtgacACGATGCTGGATGGAGTCTGTTAGGACTTGTCACTGTATGTGTCCAGGTGTGTCAGTGCGATGTGTTGAAGTTTCAGGAgtagcttttttttaatgacttatTCTGACTGCCATGAGCATCGAGACCTGAGTATTTAATTCAATTATTTCTAGATGATGGGGGAGAGCTAAGAAAGATAAGCctaaatgttttcatgtttttgttttatggttatttttgttttgtgtttttgtcatggATTTTGTATTTGTGGCATTTCTGAGATATTTTGGATGTGCGGCTGCTTTCTTGACCTGTGCGACACGGTGCAAAATAATAATtgcaattataataataacatataACATAAGAAGGTACATGTTTATCGTAGGTAAGTTTAACCCctttttgtggggttttgagACTTTTACATGATTCATTCCTCAAGATTTTCCcccataaaaacataaataaattgcaaaacacaattttaagccaaaataaatgtcagatgtagcaaatgtgatacaaattaaaactcataaatgtcaattaaataaaattaaataaattctcaGCATTCAATAaacaatccattaaaaaaagaaaaaaaaagcaacaacataTTTTTTCACTAATGTTAAGAAATGCTTTTATTAGTGGGTGTAGTATTTTCTAAAATGTAAGAAATgttgttaatatttttatagTTAGACACACACGTATATTTCACCACTGATCACGAACTCATTTCCAGTGATGTAAAATAAACCGCGTGTGTTCAGCAGAGCTCAGTGGTCTCACTGTAGCTCCTCACACTAACCAGCTGCTGTTGTTTCCTCTCTTTCAGTTGTGATAAACATCCCAGCTGTATCTGGACAAAGTGCCATTCTGTCGTGTCGAACTCAAAACAAATCCGTCATAGTGGTGGAGTGGAGCAGACCTGACCTCAAGAATAAGCATGTCCTTTTTTACCGGGATGAGCAGTTTGATACAGACagccagcatccatcttttaagcaGCGGGTGGCTCtgaaggacagacagatgaaggatggagacgtgtctctcATCCTGAAGTATGTGACGATTAACGACACCGGAACATACCAGTGTCGTGTTTTCATTAGAGGGACAAACCGCAGGAAGAGAGCCATTTTGGAGACTGAGCCCATCTGCATCATCAAACTGAGTGTCTCTGACCCTTCAGGTGAGTCATTAGAGTTCAGTGTGTCTGTGATCACccacctgacagctgacactcacgcctgtttctcacctgcaggacCACCAGGAGGACGAGAGAGGTTTAGACATATTGGACTGTTCGCTGCCCTTTCACTTTTCAATTCGTCAATGCTTCTTCTtggagttgtttttttcatccaCAGAAGACGAAAACAACAACAGACTCACGGCTCACAGAAGCCTCCTGGTGTGAGTGattctcctgctgctgatattAGTGTAGAAACATAGAGGATCTACACTACATAGAAGCTGGTGATGCTGAACTTCTGGCAGACATCAAGCATGTTGAgaatttgatttgattataCTGGATTAGTTAGCACCACACGTATAAAACAAAGTGGCAGTCACATTAACTTCTCCATCCATCAATCCCCCACCAGGGCTAACCATGTACTCTGCTAGCATTTAACTATAATTGAGGCCCAGATAACCAAGAAACTGCAAGATCTCAGTGATCTTGGCATTACTAAGAATCAGGAACATGCCTAGCACCAACAGCAAACTGAGAAAGAGGATTAgcgcaaaaaacaaataaaccaaacaaaGGTTTTTCCCATGGTACAGTACTGACACCACCTCTCAGTCTCGAAGCTCTTCTACCAACTGTCACATGACTAACTCAGCAGTCAGTGTTAATACAGCATTATGAAAAAAACACAGCTTGAAATCAGTTTCATGTAACTGCAGAGTTTGGTAGTTCCAGCTGACACCTCGCacctttctctcacacacagagaacaCAGTCTGGCTCTGTTTCCTCGGCTGCCTGTTGctggtgtttatttatttatgtatttattattggcaTAGAAAGAACACGTGGGCCCTGTTCCAGGAATAAGGGTTGGGTTACATCTCTAAGTTTGTTTAAACAGTGATGAGGGAGACTCAGATTTTCCCTTCAAGTTTATTTTAACTCTGAGTCAGCTGCTGGGTTAACAGACTCAACAGACCAGTTTCTCTTTGGCTGAATGGCACTCGGTGTCATTTTCTCCTTCATAAAGTTGCTGTCAAAGTGCTTAAAGGAGCAAAATAATGAGAAGAAGCTGGTTTAAACTCCAGTTACAGGTTAGTGTCCATGTTTATAACTGTGGACAGTGATGTGGCTGTCAGGTCAGTTTCATTGTACTGAAAAAGAAGATGAGGTTGAAATGACAGATTGCAGAATAAGATTCACTCATTAAATGATGTCAAACAGTATTTCAAAGGTTGAGAgtctaaacagaagaaaatcaCCTTAACATGTCTCAGTGGGTCGACTCAGAACTAGAGCGCCTGAGGATGTTGTTACTCTGTAACAGTTCAGCAAACCATGTCCGAGTTCATTTGCAGAGCTGGACGGATCTAAAACTGAAAGGATCACAGATTTAAACTGGATCAGGCCAACTTGGCTTTGGTTATGTCCCAGCTCTGGAGCCATTTTTACTCCATTCATATTCATTTTGTCCTCATATGATCTGTGTCtcttatttaaaatgtctccTTCTTCCAAAACTATAGTGAAATATCTAAAATCTGTAAAAGCTGAGACATTTGTAATATTTTTGCCTTTAATCAGAAAactttacacacaaaaaaagacttGGAAAGCTATTAGAgttatttttcagctgttctggAGCAGGATCTGATCTCAGAGTCGACCTGCTCTATCTTCTCACTGTTGTCATTGAACATTGAGGGGCAGACAGATGATGTGGGTACAGGCTGACGTTAATGATCCTGAACATCCAGCAAGGAGGCATCAAACACTGAATTTCATGCAACTTCACATTAGTCTAATTATGCTGTAAGGATTTAGATGACAGACGTTTCTTCTGCTCTTGAAAAAAAAGCCAACTCAAATGTGACTTACAAATAGTTTCCTTGTAACAGCCAGTAGAGTTTGAGTGTTTTGGCtcccaaagacaaactgttaCAGAATAATCACAGACACGAGCAGCAGACAACATCAACACTGTATGTGACTGTCTGAATGTGGGGGAGGTTACTGTGGCTGATAGCAATAATTAACCTGCCTGATAGTGTTCAGCATCCGTTAATTAAATACTTCTGGGTGAGATATACAAATCTTTACTGCAGCGATTTGAaaccaaagagagaaaatattagAGTCGGATCAATGtttcctctgattggtgaaGCTTTAGTGTAAATAGTTATTTTCCTTCCATGAAGGAGGCACTTTGGTCTTTTTTTACTTCACTTAAGTATTGGTGATAAATATAAGTttgtttgtgtcactgttaATAAAGTCTTACATGTGCTAATTGTgcgttttttaaattattcttaATTCTTAAGTGTTCATCTGTTTTCACAACAGATTTCATTGGACGATGACCAGCGTCATGCATCTGCTCCATGTATGTTTCTGCCTTGCAATTTGTGATTGGCAGGATTAACCTTAATGCAGTGATGTTACTGTGATTCTATTGGCTCAAATGATTAAAAGGAGGGTCAATGATGAAAATAGCCCAGAAGAAGCCGAAGTTGCTGcacaacaaaactgaaaatcacACGGACTGATTTCACTGTAGAAAAACACGTCTCATTATGCATGTGTGGGGGTAATTcttcaaaaaaatatttaaaaaacaaaaatttgaatcatgaaaataagttaaatcatttctgctgtttaatacCTAAGACATTTCAACTCCCACGGATTCTGCTTAACTGCAGAAGGCCCGGCTGTCTTGactaaaacctctgtaactttgctctgtttcacttcagcagcatcagtctTTGCACAGATAATGTCCACATGCTGAGTGATGATTTTCTGGAGTTTATTGTCCACCACAGCATGTTTTCAAATGGGTATAAtgctataaaatacaaaaacaaaaaatttaggcaaggaaaaaaaacatatttttccctTGTTCCCTGCTCAGTTACTTTAACACAGTAATGTCTGCTGTAATATTTATACCTCtcatgaagtctcacaagtgttagctttattttgataccaagaCTGTTTATACTGAGTTtttaattgcagagaaataccCCATTTATTTTGTGCCTGTCATTTTCGAGCAGGAGCCTCAGAAAGCCTGAAGCCAGTTGAAGtcaacccccacccccacccccaccccactgaTTTCCTAGAAAAGGTGACATGATTCACTCTgacaggtgtgaatgtgtgaacaTGTTCAAACTCAATTTAACTTTTCATGTCTACCATGTACTTGGTTTGTGTTTTCCTCAAAACATtcccacaaatgtttgtaaGATGCAAAGTGAAAAGGTTTGGTTTAGATAAGAAGTAAGAAAACACGAGTTAGAAAAACTCTTAAATTA
The sequence above is a segment of the Oreochromis aureus strain Israel breed Guangdong linkage group 3, ZZ_aureus, whole genome shotgun sequence genome. Coding sequences within it:
- the LOC120437473 gene encoding uncharacterized protein LOC120437473 isoform X2, producing the protein MSAVTASLCSTLLFVGLVVVDSTVVINIPAVSGQSAILSCRTQNKSVIVVEWSRPDLKNKHVLFYRDEQFDTDSQHPSFKQRVALKDRQMKDGDVSLILKYVTINDTGTYQCRVFIRGTNRRKRAILETEPICIIKLSVSDPSGPPGGRERFRHIGLFAALSLFNSSMLLLGVVFFIHRRRKQQQTHGSQKPPGEPQKA
- the LOC120437473 gene encoding uncharacterized protein LOC120437473 isoform X1 → MSAVTASLCSTLLFVGLVVVDSTVVINIPAVSGQSAILSCRTQNKSVIVVEWSRPDLKNKHVLFYRDEQFDTDSQHPSFKQRVALKDRQMKDGDVSLILKYVTINDTGTYQCRVFIRGTNRRKRAILETEPICIIKLSVSDPSGPPGGRERFRHIGLFAALSLFNSSMLLLGVVFFIHRRRKQQQTHGSQKPPGVSDSPAADISVET